CAATATCATGTGTTTTGGTCTCTATCTGTAATTGCCAATGATTATCCCTGATTTTTAAAGAAGCTTGTCTTAATAAATACGATGCTCTAAAGCCATCTATTGAGAGTTTTCCCCAACTTTCTCCTTGTGCAATTACTACAGCTAGAAAGTCTTCTATTATTGTTTTTTCTTGAGTTGATAATTCTTGTATTTCAATACTTTCCTCCGCATCTAATCCACATAAAATTTTGATTAACGAAAGTTGACCTTCAAAGAAAGAAATGTTGTCACCATAACAAACAAAATGTAATACAGCTAATGCTTTATAAGCAGATGTTAAATCTAAAAATGCTCTGTCTTCGGTAAGTTTTAAATGTTTAAAGAGCTGGGGTAAAAAGGCACATAAAAGAACTAAACCAGAATTTTCTACACTGATAAAATCTGTACTATCAAAGGCTGAAATTCTACTCTTTATAAATGTAGTTTTTTCATTTATTTCATTCTTTTGAATTGTTTTTTGTAATGTGACCAGTTGCTTTGTTAAATAAACTAATTTTTCTGTTTTGATCTTTTCTTTTGTATCAAAATCATTCTCTTCATATGTGTCAAGATTTTCTAATCCTTTTCGCAAGCCATTTAAAGCTAATACAGGGATTTTTTCAAAATTATCTCCTTGAATCAAGGTAAAAATGTAACTCAGTAACTCCTGCCACTTGTTATTTTCTGTATGTAACTTTTGATATTTCTGTATTAAATCATCTATATGTTTTATCTCTTTGTAATATTCGTGCTTTGATTCTTCTTTAAATGAAAAAGAAAGCTTAGAGGCAATATTAGATAATACGATCTTCTTATATTGTTTTAATGAAAGTTGAGTATCTAACTCTTGAAATAATATTGAATAGACTATCTCTAAAATGTTTTTCTCTTTACTTTGTTTTGATGTTTTTTGTTTTACTATTGCCACTACATCATTTTCAAAATTTAATAACTCTCCTTTTGATAAGTCGAGAATGATTTGTATTGAATTTCGTAATTGTTCTTTTGAACATATTTGCACATAACGCTGAACATATGTTCTATTTTCTTTAAGCTTTACTAATAGCTGTTTTAATTCTGTTGATGTTTTCTGTAATATCACATCCAACTCTGCAGTTAATTCTGTTTTTGTACGAATTCCCCACCAAGGCATTCTACCTTTTTCTAAAAAATAAATCAGTGCTTGTAAAGGTTTAACTTCAGCTGGAATAGTATGTTTTACTTCTTCTGCTTGTATTTCTTCTTTATGTATTACCTGATTTAGAACAGCAGTCATTTGCTTGGACAGCTTTCCTGTGATATTTTTTAAAGTAACTTCTCCCAAATCTATCGTTAATCGATCTATTTGATAATGTACATTGGGATTTTCAAACTGATCATCTAATACAGTATTAATTATACTTTTCCATTGATCATGATATAACTTACTTATAGTATTTTGTATATCAAGACTATAGTTAGCTTCAGAAATCTGAAATTCAACGATTTGTTTATTAATGATATGATTCTGGGTTACAGACATTGTTTCTATTAAATAACAGCTATAAACTTTTGATATTCATTCTTGAAATCACGCATTTCTTCAGTAGACAACCACTTAAAATGTGTTGTGATATGCACTGGTGTTTCTTCTCGAATTGTAGTTGTTACAAAATCTCTGAATGTTTGATCTTGAAACTTTTTCTCATCATTGGGTAATATAAAGGTTACCTGTAATGTATATTGATCTGATATTGTTTTTGATATTTTAAAACGAGGTTTGGTCTGTTCTTCTCCAATAAAAGAGTGCTCAATTTCAAAACCTTGGTTGGTTACACTTTTCACAAAATGTTTCCCATCGTAAAATGTGGATCCAAGAATAGTAATTTCATCTCCTTTTTCAACTTGATATTTTGTATTGCAAAATGTAGTTCC
This genomic stretch from Tenacibaculum jejuense harbors:
- a CDS encoding contractile injection system tape measure protein, producing the protein MSVTQNHIINKQIVEFQISEANYSLDIQNTISKLYHDQWKSIINTVLDDQFENPNVHYQIDRLTIDLGEVTLKNITGKLSKQMTAVLNQVIHKEEIQAEEVKHTIPAEVKPLQALIYFLEKGRMPWWGIRTKTELTAELDVILQKTSTELKQLLVKLKENRTYVQRYVQICSKEQLRNSIQIILDLSKGELLNFENDVVAIVKQKTSKQSKEKNILEIVYSILFQELDTQLSLKQYKKIVLSNIASKLSFSFKEESKHEYYKEIKHIDDLIQKYQKLHTENNKWQELLSYIFTLIQGDNFEKIPVLALNGLRKGLENLDTYEENDFDTKEKIKTEKLVYLTKQLVTLQKTIQKNEINEKTTFIKSRISAFDSTDFISVENSGLVLLCAFLPQLFKHLKLTEDRAFLDLTSAYKALAVLHFVCYGDNISFFEGQLSLIKILCGLDAEESIEIQELSTQEKTIIEDFLAVVIAQGESWGKLSIDGFRASYLLRQASLKIRDNHWQLQIETKTHDIVLNKIPWNFKIIKLPWMKRVLMVEWNG